One genomic region from Solwaraspora sp. WMMD792 encodes:
- a CDS encoding TrkH family potassium uptake protein encodes MPDRLPDGGNRSATGPAATPADRRSGRWRGIRPGIRPGGRPSAPAGRRRRWRVPMWRRGADRFQHPAQVIAGGFAAAIALGTALLMLPAASRSGASPPLIDALFTATSAVCVTGLVVVDTAGHWSAFGQLVIMGLIQIGGLGIMTLATLFTVLLSRRLGLRARFLAQAETKTLSLRDVRRVVRNIVLFSLASELVVAVVLTVRFAVGYDYPWGRAAYHGVFHAVSAFNNAGFALYADSLMRFVADPWITTTVALAVIVGGLGFPVVFELLRCWHRPRLWSVLTRITVVLTASLLTIGTIVFTLVELRNPATFGPLDGAHKVLAGFFASVMTRTAGFNSVDIAAMRPESLLLSDILMFIGGGSAGTAGGVKVTTVGLLAFVLWAEMRGETRVNVGSRRVPEGNQRQALAVLLLSLGAVAVATFTLLAMTRYPLDQVLFEVVSAFGTVGLSTGITAGLPPAADVLLIVLMFMGRIGPLTVASALALRERSRRYELPEERIIVG; translated from the coding sequence ATGCCCGACAGGCTGCCTGATGGCGGCAACCGGTCCGCCACCGGCCCCGCCGCGACCCCGGCCGACCGCCGGTCCGGGCGCTGGCGCGGCATCCGGCCGGGCATCCGGCCCGGCGGTCGGCCGTCCGCACCGGCCGGTCGCCGTCGCCGGTGGCGGGTACCGATGTGGCGGCGCGGTGCCGACCGGTTCCAGCACCCGGCCCAGGTGATCGCCGGCGGGTTCGCTGCCGCCATCGCACTCGGTACGGCGTTGCTGATGCTGCCGGCGGCGAGCCGGTCCGGCGCCTCGCCGCCGCTGATCGACGCCCTGTTCACCGCGACCTCCGCGGTCTGCGTGACCGGGCTGGTGGTGGTCGACACGGCCGGTCACTGGTCGGCGTTCGGCCAACTGGTGATCATGGGCCTGATCCAGATCGGCGGACTGGGCATCATGACCCTGGCCACGCTGTTCACCGTACTGCTGTCCCGCCGCCTCGGCCTGCGGGCCCGGTTTCTCGCCCAGGCGGAGACCAAGACGCTGAGCCTGCGCGACGTCCGCCGGGTGGTGCGCAACATCGTGCTGTTCAGCCTGGCCAGTGAACTCGTGGTCGCGGTGGTGCTGACCGTGCGGTTCGCGGTGGGCTACGACTACCCGTGGGGTCGGGCCGCGTACCACGGGGTGTTCCACGCGGTCTCGGCGTTCAACAACGCCGGCTTCGCCCTGTACGCCGACAGCCTGATGCGCTTCGTCGCCGATCCCTGGATCACCACCACCGTCGCCCTGGCGGTGATCGTCGGCGGACTCGGCTTCCCGGTGGTCTTCGAACTGCTCCGGTGCTGGCACCGTCCCCGCCTCTGGTCGGTGCTGACCCGGATCACCGTGGTGCTGACGGCCAGCCTGCTGACCATCGGCACCATCGTGTTCACCCTGGTCGAGCTGCGCAACCCGGCGACGTTCGGCCCACTCGACGGCGCGCACAAGGTGCTGGCCGGCTTCTTCGCCTCGGTGATGACCCGTACCGCCGGGTTCAACAGCGTCGACATCGCGGCCATGCGGCCGGAGAGCCTGCTGCTCAGCGACATCCTGATGTTCATCGGCGGCGGCAGCGCCGGCACCGCCGGCGGGGTCAAGGTGACCACGGTCGGCCTGCTGGCCTTCGTGCTGTGGGCCGAGATGCGCGGCGAGACCCGGGTCAACGTCGGCTCCCGTCGGGTGCCGGAGGGCAACCAGCGGCAGGCGCTCGCGGTGCTGCTGCTGTCCCTCGGCGCGGTGGCGGTGGCCACCTTCACCCTGCTCGCCATGACCCGGTACCCGCTCGACCAGGTGCTGTTCGAGGTCGTCTCGGCGTTCGGCACCGTCGGGCTGTCCACCGGCATCACCGCAGGCCTGCCGCCAGCGGCCGACGTCCTGCTGATCGTGTTGATGTTCATGGGCCGGATCGGGCCGTTGACCGTTGCGTCGGCACTCGCGCTGCGGGAACGGAGCCGGCGCTACGAACTTCCGGAGGAGAGGATCATCGTTGGCTGA
- a CDS encoding SAM-dependent methyltransferase: protein MSVPVSESATTPQPAPVPAARRGGDAGAFLREFLRSPTRIGAVAPSSQRLAEAITAPIPERGDPVVVELGPGTGAFTGVIQRRLGGRGRHLAIELSPSLADLLAGRHPQVEVIVGNAADCRALVAGRGLATADVVVSGLPWVSFPRDLQLSALGAVCDVLGPDGAFTTFAYVLTAQTPPARRFRQLLRDRFEEVVMGRTVLGNLPPAFVYHARRPRR from the coding sequence ATGTCCGTACCCGTGTCGGAGAGCGCCACCACGCCGCAGCCCGCGCCGGTTCCGGCTGCCCGGCGCGGCGGCGACGCCGGGGCGTTCCTCCGCGAGTTCCTCCGGTCGCCCACCCGGATCGGTGCGGTCGCTCCCAGCTCGCAGCGGTTGGCCGAGGCGATCACCGCGCCGATCCCGGAACGCGGCGACCCGGTCGTCGTCGAACTCGGGCCCGGCACCGGCGCCTTCACCGGGGTGATCCAGCGGCGGCTCGGCGGCCGGGGTCGGCACCTGGCGATCGAGCTCAGCCCGTCCCTCGCCGACCTGCTGGCCGGCCGGCACCCGCAGGTCGAGGTGATCGTCGGCAACGCCGCCGACTGCCGGGCCCTGGTGGCCGGGCGGGGCCTGGCCACCGCCGACGTGGTGGTCAGCGGGCTACCGTGGGTCTCCTTCCCGCGTGATCTGCAGCTGTCCGCCCTCGGCGCGGTGTGCGACGTGCTGGGACCGGACGGGGCGTTCACCACGTTCGCGTACGTACTGACCGCGCAGACCCCGCCGGCCCGTCGGTTCCGGCAACTGCTGCGCGACCGCTTCGAGGAGGTGGTGATGGGGCGTACGGTGCTCGGCAACCTGCCGCCGGCCTTCGTCTACCACGCCCGCCGGCCGCGCCGCTGA
- a CDS encoding TrkA family potassium uptake protein, with amino-acid sequence MADSRNEPVVVIGLGRFGGALAVELNNRGTEVLGIDGDARTTQGYSGQLPHLATADATDVEALRQLGVNEFHRAVVGIGTDIQASILATSLLAELGVADIWAKAISRQHGRILERVGAHHVILPEHDMGERVAHLLTGRLLDYVEVDRDFAMVKTTPPQDAVSVPLRESRVRSRYGVTVVAVKSEARGPDARFTYATPDTVLMYGDIVLVLGRIDDVERFAESG; translated from the coding sequence TTGGCTGACTCACGCAACGAACCGGTGGTGGTGATCGGGCTCGGCCGATTCGGCGGGGCGCTCGCCGTCGAACTTAACAACCGGGGCACCGAGGTGCTCGGTATCGACGGCGATGCCCGGACCACCCAGGGCTACAGCGGGCAGTTGCCGCACCTGGCCACCGCCGACGCCACCGACGTCGAGGCGCTGCGCCAGCTCGGGGTGAACGAGTTCCACCGGGCGGTGGTCGGCATCGGCACCGACATCCAGGCCAGCATCCTGGCCACCTCGCTGCTCGCCGAGCTCGGCGTGGCGGACATCTGGGCGAAGGCGATCAGCCGGCAGCACGGCCGGATCCTGGAACGGGTCGGCGCCCATCACGTGATCCTGCCGGAGCACGACATGGGCGAGCGGGTCGCCCATCTGCTGACCGGGCGGCTGCTGGACTACGTGGAGGTCGACCGGGACTTCGCGATGGTCAAGACGACTCCGCCGCAGGACGCGGTCAGCGTGCCGTTGCGCGAGTCGCGGGTCCGGTCCCGGTACGGCGTGACGGTGGTGGCGGTGAAGAGCGAGGCACGGGGCCCGGACGCCCGGTTCACCTACGCCACCCCGGACACCGTGCTGATGTACGGCGACATCGTCCTGGTGCTGGGCAGGATCGACGACGTGGAGCGGTTCGCCGAGTCCGGCTGA
- a CDS encoding DinB family protein — MDASALLVETFDRLPDLVRAAVDGLSPDQLRWSPAPGTNPIGWLVWHLTRVQDDHLAEVIGEPQVWVGDGWARRFGLTADPADTGYGHSAEQVAAVAPESAAALVDYYTAVADRTRRFLVGLTDADLDRIVDERWDPPVTLGARLVSVANDDLQHVGQAGWLRGLLSATS; from the coding sequence GTGGATGCGAGCGCTCTGCTGGTGGAGACCTTCGACCGGCTACCCGACCTGGTTCGCGCGGCGGTCGACGGGCTGAGCCCGGACCAGCTGCGCTGGTCGCCAGCGCCGGGCACGAATCCGATCGGTTGGCTGGTCTGGCACCTGACCCGGGTCCAGGACGACCACCTGGCCGAGGTGATCGGCGAGCCGCAGGTCTGGGTCGGCGACGGCTGGGCGCGCCGGTTCGGCCTGACCGCCGATCCGGCGGACACCGGGTACGGGCACAGCGCCGAGCAGGTGGCGGCGGTGGCGCCGGAGAGCGCCGCCGCGCTGGTCGACTACTACACGGCGGTCGCCGACCGGACCCGGCGGTTCCTGGTCGGCCTGACCGACGCCGACCTGGACCGGATCGTCGACGAACGGTGGGACCCGCCGGTCACCCTCGGCGCACGGCTGGTCAGCGTCGCCAACGACGACCTGCAGCACGTCGGTCAGGCCGGGTGGCTCCGGGGGCTGCTGAGCGCGACCAGCTGA
- a CDS encoding ion channel → MSLQDPGPGPHREDRTARWERQTAAGLTVLAVAFLVVYAAPILYPQMPARWHAVCVAANIVIWALFWVDYLVRLWLAGDRWRFVRAHLFDLIVLLLPILRPLRMLRLVTAVLLLTRRTEVWARGRLALYVGSTTVLLVIVSGLAVLDAERSHPDGAINTYPDALWWSVVTITTVGYGDYYPITSTGRFVALALMIGGIGLIGFVTGSLASWIVERISTASAEAADDDDDGAAADAATTPATRADVAAVTAQLAALRAEVAALRADAGGPAQPPAAVPEQHRAADAATPTTPD, encoded by the coding sequence ATGTCTCTCCAGGATCCGGGGCCCGGCCCCCACCGCGAGGACCGAACCGCCAGGTGGGAGCGCCAGACAGCGGCCGGGTTGACCGTGCTCGCCGTGGCGTTCCTCGTCGTCTATGCCGCGCCCATTCTCTACCCGCAGATGCCGGCGCGCTGGCACGCCGTGTGTGTCGCTGCCAACATCGTCATCTGGGCGCTCTTCTGGGTCGACTACCTCGTCCGGCTGTGGCTGGCCGGCGACCGGTGGCGGTTCGTCCGCGCCCACCTGTTCGACCTGATCGTGCTGCTGCTGCCCATTCTCCGGCCGTTGCGGATGCTCCGGCTGGTCACCGCGGTGCTCCTGCTGACCCGGCGCACCGAGGTCTGGGCGCGTGGCCGGCTGGCGCTCTACGTCGGCTCGACCACTGTCCTGCTGGTGATCGTCTCCGGGCTGGCGGTGCTGGACGCCGAACGCAGCCACCCGGACGGTGCGATCAACACCTATCCGGACGCGCTGTGGTGGTCGGTGGTCACCATCACCACGGTCGGTTACGGCGACTACTACCCGATCACCAGCACCGGCCGGTTCGTGGCGCTGGCGCTGATGATCGGCGGTATCGGCCTGATCGGTTTCGTCACCGGTTCGCTGGCCAGCTGGATCGTGGAGCGGATCTCCACCGCCTCGGCTGAGGCCGCCGATGACGACGATGACGGCGCGGCTGCGGACGCCGCGACGACGCCGGCCACCCGGGCGGACGTCGCCGCGGTCACCGCGCAACTGGCGGCCCTGCGCGCCGAGGTGGCCGCTTTGCGGGCCGACGCCGGTGGTCCCGCTCAGCCGCCGGCAGCGGTACCGGAACAGCACCGCGCGGCGGACGCCGCGACGCCAACCACCCCAGATTGA
- a CDS encoding SCP2 sterol-binding domain-containing protein has translation MPQTTQREQTTRTASAREPMAATREFFDRLGRKENAALLRQISGTVRFDLAHDEQVDYWFVTFDNGRASLLREQRDAESVLRTDQKVFEGMARGEINPMAAMLRGDIMVLGDLRLLILIERMMPGPPGSHDPRAFARRERND, from the coding sequence ATGCCGCAGACGACGCAGCGGGAGCAGACCACACGGACCGCCTCGGCGCGGGAACCGATGGCGGCGACGCGGGAGTTCTTCGACCGCCTCGGCCGGAAGGAGAACGCGGCGCTGCTGCGACAGATCTCCGGGACCGTGCGATTCGACCTGGCACACGACGAACAGGTGGACTACTGGTTCGTCACCTTCGACAACGGCCGGGCCAGCCTGCTGCGCGAGCAGCGGGACGCCGAGAGTGTGCTGCGTACCGATCAGAAGGTCTTCGAAGGAATGGCCCGGGGCGAGATCAACCCGATGGCGGCGATGCTACGCGGCGACATCATGGTGCTCGGTGATCTCCGGCTACTGATCTTGATCGAGCGGATGATGCCCGGCCCGCCCGGTTCCCACGACCCACGCGCGTTCGCCCGGCGGGAAAGGAACGACTGA
- a CDS encoding trypsin-like serine protease encodes MQQHHRPTRRPSRHRLATPLAAVLLAGLTPLLTPGPAQAIVGGQPVATGDFSFVAEVRNTAVGGLCTGTLVHPGWVLTAAHCAAPTSVGDVTVRVGNTIAGTGGELRRIHRIVAHPQYIGGHNDLALLELSSPITSVTPVRLTTPSEAHLSDGVQGGPFTPYDQGIAVGWGLDGAGNLPSRLPFVGVFITPSQPDSLGIKRLMVDRGPCQGDSGGPLLVPAGGTYAQAGVLKAASCTGPASYSEVGAGGNRTWLLGQLTAVPYTPFGTVDWDRDGHPDIIARYDATGDLWLYPGQSVRGLSTAPRVRIGNGWRGYTAFGTVDWDRDGHADILTRNDTTGDLWLYPGQSKRGYSTATPVRLSTGWAGFTPYGVGDWDRDGNPDIVARQDGTGQLWLYPGTGTRGPAGTPRVSIGSSTNAHSPFGLVDWDDDDHVDLISRDNDTADLWLQPGQGVRAGSTIPRVRIGNGWRGYTAFGTVDWDRDGHPDILTRNDTTGDLWLYPGQSKRGYSTATPVRIGWGW; translated from the coding sequence ATGCAACAGCATCACCGCCCGACCCGACGTCCCTCCCGACACCGACTGGCCACCCCCCTGGCCGCCGTCCTGCTCGCCGGGCTCACCCCGCTGCTCACCCCCGGCCCGGCCCAGGCCATCGTCGGCGGCCAACCGGTCGCCACCGGCGACTTCAGCTTCGTCGCCGAAGTCCGCAACACCGCCGTCGGCGGGCTCTGCACCGGCACCCTCGTCCACCCGGGCTGGGTGCTCACCGCGGCTCACTGCGCGGCGCCGACCTCCGTCGGCGACGTGACGGTACGGGTCGGCAACACCATCGCCGGCACCGGCGGCGAACTTCGCCGGATCCACCGGATCGTTGCCCACCCGCAGTACATCGGCGGGCACAACGACCTCGCGCTGCTCGAACTCAGCTCGCCGATCACCAGCGTCACCCCCGTCCGGCTGACCACACCGTCCGAGGCGCACCTGTCCGACGGCGTACAGGGCGGCCCGTTCACCCCGTACGATCAGGGCATCGCCGTCGGCTGGGGACTCGACGGCGCCGGCAACCTGCCGTCGCGGTTGCCGTTCGTCGGTGTCTTCATCACCCCGTCCCAGCCGGACAGCCTCGGCATCAAACGGCTGATGGTCGACCGGGGACCCTGCCAGGGCGACAGCGGCGGCCCGCTGCTGGTTCCCGCCGGCGGCACCTACGCGCAGGCCGGTGTGTTGAAGGCGGCCAGCTGCACCGGGCCCGCCTCCTACAGCGAGGTCGGTGCCGGCGGCAACCGAACCTGGTTGCTCGGCCAGCTCACCGCCGTGCCGTACACGCCGTTCGGGACGGTCGACTGGGACCGCGACGGCCACCCCGACATCATCGCCCGGTACGACGCCACCGGCGACCTGTGGCTCTACCCCGGGCAGAGCGTCCGCGGCCTGTCCACCGCGCCCCGGGTACGCATCGGCAACGGCTGGCGCGGCTACACCGCCTTCGGCACCGTCGACTGGGACCGCGACGGCCACGCCGACATCCTCACCCGCAACGACACCACCGGCGACCTCTGGCTCTACCCCGGACAGAGCAAGCGCGGCTACTCCACCGCCACCCCGGTGCGGTTGAGCACCGGCTGGGCCGGATTCACCCCGTACGGGGTCGGCGACTGGGACCGTGACGGCAACCCCGACATCGTGGCCCGGCAGGACGGCACCGGACAGCTGTGGCTGTACCCCGGCACGGGCACCCGTGGACCGGCCGGCACCCCCCGCGTGTCGATCGGCTCCAGCACCAACGCCCACAGCCCGTTCGGGCTCGTCGACTGGGACGACGACGACCACGTCGACCTGATCAGCCGGGACAACGACACCGCCGACCTGTGGCTGCAGCCCGGACAGGGCGTCCGCGCCGGATCCACCATCCCACGGGTACGCATCGGCAACGGCTGGCGCGGCTACACCGCCTTCGGCACCGTCGACTGGGACCGCGACGGCCACCCCGACATCCTCACCCGCAACGACACCACCGGCGACCTGTGGCTCTACCCCGGGCAGAGCAAGCGCGGCTACTCCACCGCCACCCCGGTGCGCATCGGCTGGGGCTGGTGA
- a CDS encoding class I SAM-dependent methyltransferase — translation MARYLLFPGRHHVLTRFQADYLSRLAAREAAASDGPCTVVWAVTSANHGNTRRNPVPYHRREAAIERFSVLTGLRSVVVPVFDVVATERFAEVTVKTVAAVTGLELTPADTVLACSTPEVAAMYRRLGFPVAGVEADVDPPPPRPWDVLLRLAAGDDSWRDLAHPASVDVFDRYGLEGHVRSVVDDPVVGAEGGLTATRDYRSYAEAFAEAARRKWDAVRRYVRPGRIVDIGCGAGAVLELADREPALRESDLIGVEVARHLFEECVHKKAQGAFSNPNVYFYQRNVLGGAVFAPRSVDTTLTFALTHEIWSYGERMASVRRFVQAIYDHTVPGGVWINSDVCGPDGADRPVRLRLSTADGANPAQPRTDLAAAPPAEVAAYLRGLSTRARLDQFAVDFAFPFDHRPVDGAPEVVETTLGAAMDFLTRKDYPDNWLSETREQFCGLEYADWKALLADVGFEIDPASGAWRNDWIVDHRLAPVASLSTLDGRPMDWPVTHVLLVARRPVNT, via the coding sequence ATGGCCCGCTACCTGCTCTTTCCCGGTCGGCACCACGTTCTCACCCGGTTCCAGGCCGACTATCTGAGCCGGCTGGCCGCCCGCGAGGCGGCGGCGTCCGACGGGCCGTGCACCGTCGTCTGGGCGGTGACGTCGGCCAACCACGGCAACACCCGGCGCAACCCGGTGCCGTACCACCGGCGGGAGGCCGCGATCGAGCGGTTCAGCGTCCTGACCGGGCTGCGCTCGGTGGTGGTGCCGGTCTTCGACGTCGTGGCCACCGAACGGTTCGCCGAGGTGACGGTGAAGACCGTGGCGGCGGTGACCGGACTGGAGCTGACCCCGGCGGACACCGTGCTGGCCTGCTCCACCCCGGAGGTGGCGGCGATGTACCGGCGGCTGGGCTTCCCGGTGGCTGGGGTGGAGGCTGACGTCGACCCGCCGCCGCCGCGCCCGTGGGACGTGCTGCTGCGGCTGGCCGCTGGCGACGACAGCTGGCGGGACCTGGCCCACCCGGCGAGCGTCGACGTCTTCGACCGGTACGGGCTGGAAGGCCACGTACGGTCGGTGGTCGACGATCCGGTGGTCGGCGCGGAGGGCGGGCTGACCGCGACCCGCGACTACCGCAGCTACGCCGAGGCGTTCGCCGAGGCCGCCCGGCGCAAGTGGGACGCGGTACGCCGGTACGTGCGACCCGGCCGGATCGTCGACATCGGCTGCGGTGCCGGCGCGGTGCTGGAGCTGGCCGACCGGGAACCGGCGCTGCGGGAGAGTGACCTGATCGGTGTCGAGGTGGCGCGGCACCTGTTCGAGGAGTGTGTGCACAAGAAGGCCCAGGGGGCGTTCAGCAACCCGAACGTCTACTTCTACCAGCGCAACGTGCTGGGCGGGGCGGTCTTCGCACCCCGGTCGGTGGACACCACGTTGACCTTCGCGTTGACCCACGAGATCTGGTCGTACGGGGAGCGGATGGCCTCCGTACGCCGATTCGTGCAGGCCATTTACGACCACACGGTGCCCGGCGGGGTGTGGATCAACAGCGATGTCTGCGGCCCGGACGGCGCCGACCGCCCGGTGCGGCTGCGACTGTCGACAGCCGACGGTGCGAACCCGGCGCAACCCCGGACCGACCTCGCCGCCGCCCCGCCGGCTGAAGTCGCCGCGTACCTGCGCGGGTTGTCCACCCGGGCCCGGCTGGACCAGTTCGCCGTCGACTTCGCCTTCCCGTTCGATCATCGGCCGGTCGACGGGGCACCGGAGGTCGTCGAGACGACGCTCGGCGCGGCGATGGACTTCCTCACCCGCAAGGACTACCCGGACAACTGGCTGTCGGAGACCCGCGAGCAGTTCTGCGGACTGGAGTACGCCGACTGGAAGGCGTTGCTGGCCGACGTCGGGTTCGAGATCGACCCGGCGAGCGGCGCGTGGCGCAACGACTGGATCGTCGACCACCGGCTCGCCCCGGTCGCGTCCCTGTCCACCCTAGATGGTCGTCCGATGGACTGGCCGGTCACCCATGTCCTGCTGGTGGCCCGCCGGCCGGTGAACACCTGA
- a CDS encoding glycogen debranching N-terminal domain-containing protein: protein MTEGMVSILDGNTFVVSDSQGDIDASPAAPTGLFSFDTRFLSKWQLTIDGERLSSLSVDDLQYFEARFFLVPGEPTHYVDAEMSVIRQRWVGGSFDEEITILNHAQEPMELAVRLEAGSDFADLFEIKDVRHKVGKHYAHVDRDCLRLGYQRESFHRETVISSSEPAAIDEHGFSFTIVIEPHGKWITHIKVKTTAIGPDGRDLREGMLGQHFDRAKPEMRRELDEWIARAPRLACECEPLASTYRRSLVDLAALRYTPLSLAGQSVPAAGVPWFATMFGRDSIFTSLQALPFAPELAAATLRLLGGLQGSKLDDFRDEEPGKILHEIRYGESSAFEEQPHTPYFGAADSTPLFVVLLDEYERWSGDVKLVRSLEAEARQALCWIDTYGDLLDNGYLWYERRNVETGLENQCWKDSWDAICYRDGRLPGFPRATCELQGYAYDAKMRGARLAREIWHDPGYADQLEREAADLKRRFNRDFWVADGEYFALALDPEGGQVDALSSNIGHLLWSGIVDAGKAKKIAKHLVSPRMFSGWGVRTLAEGEGRFNPIGYHVGTVWPFDNSFIAWGLRRYGFVEESARIADGIINAAQYFNGRLPEAFGGYDRALTKYPVEYPTSCSPQAWSTGATLLLLRTLLGLEPQGEHLVVDPALPMSMGRIELLDIPGRWGHIDAFGRGRMDIHRKERQPA, encoded by the coding sequence ATGACCGAGGGAATGGTCAGCATCCTGGACGGCAACACCTTCGTGGTCAGCGACAGCCAGGGCGACATCGACGCCTCCCCAGCGGCGCCCACCGGGCTCTTCTCGTTCGACACCCGGTTCCTGTCGAAGTGGCAGCTGACCATCGACGGCGAGCGGCTGTCCTCACTGTCGGTCGACGACCTGCAGTACTTCGAGGCGCGGTTCTTCCTGGTGCCCGGTGAGCCGACCCACTACGTCGACGCCGAGATGTCGGTGATCCGGCAACGCTGGGTGGGCGGCAGTTTCGACGAGGAGATCACCATCCTCAACCATGCCCAGGAGCCGATGGAGCTCGCGGTACGGCTGGAGGCGGGCAGCGACTTCGCCGACCTGTTCGAGATCAAGGACGTCCGGCACAAGGTCGGCAAGCACTACGCCCACGTCGACCGGGACTGTCTGCGGCTCGGCTACCAGCGGGAGAGCTTCCACCGGGAGACCGTGATCTCCAGCAGCGAGCCGGCGGCGATCGACGAGCACGGGTTCAGCTTCACCATCGTCATTGAGCCGCACGGCAAGTGGATCACCCACATCAAGGTGAAGACCACCGCGATCGGCCCGGACGGGCGGGATCTGCGTGAGGGAATGCTCGGGCAGCACTTCGACCGGGCCAAGCCGGAGATGCGCCGGGAACTGGACGAGTGGATCGCCCGGGCACCGCGGCTGGCCTGTGAATGCGAGCCGCTGGCATCGACGTACCGGCGGAGCCTGGTGGATCTGGCCGCGCTGCGCTACACCCCGTTGTCGCTGGCCGGGCAGTCGGTGCCGGCCGCCGGTGTGCCGTGGTTCGCCACCATGTTCGGCCGGGACAGCATCTTCACCAGCCTGCAGGCGTTGCCGTTCGCGCCGGAGCTGGCGGCGGCGACGTTGCGCCTGCTCGGCGGGTTGCAGGGCAGCAAACTCGACGACTTCCGGGACGAGGAACCGGGCAAGATCCTGCACGAGATCCGGTACGGCGAGTCGTCAGCCTTCGAGGAGCAGCCGCACACCCCGTACTTCGGCGCGGCCGACTCGACCCCGCTGTTCGTCGTGCTGCTCGACGAATACGAGCGGTGGAGTGGCGACGTCAAGCTGGTCCGGTCCCTGGAGGCGGAGGCCCGGCAGGCGCTGTGCTGGATCGACACCTACGGTGACCTGCTCGACAACGGTTACCTCTGGTACGAGCGACGCAACGTGGAGACCGGCCTGGAGAACCAGTGTTGGAAGGACTCCTGGGACGCGATCTGCTACCGCGACGGCCGGTTGCCCGGCTTTCCCCGGGCGACCTGCGAACTGCAGGGGTACGCGTACGACGCGAAGATGCGCGGCGCCCGGTTGGCCCGCGAGATCTGGCACGACCCGGGGTACGCCGACCAGTTGGAGCGGGAGGCGGCCGACCTCAAGCGTCGGTTCAACCGGGACTTCTGGGTCGCCGACGGGGAGTACTTCGCGCTCGCGCTGGACCCGGAGGGCGGCCAGGTCGACGCGTTGTCGTCGAACATCGGCCACCTGTTGTGGAGCGGCATCGTCGACGCCGGCAAGGCCAAGAAGATCGCCAAGCATCTGGTCAGCCCGCGGATGTTCTCCGGCTGGGGGGTGCGGACCCTGGCCGAGGGGGAGGGCCGGTTCAACCCGATCGGCTACCACGTCGGCACGGTCTGGCCGTTCGACAACTCGTTCATCGCCTGGGGGCTGCGCCGGTACGGCTTCGTCGAGGAGTCGGCCCGGATCGCCGACGGAATCATCAACGCCGCGCAGTACTTCAACGGACGGTTGCCGGAGGCGTTCGGCGGCTACGACCGGGCGCTGACCAAGTATCCGGTGGAGTATCCGACCTCCTGCAGTCCGCAGGCCTGGTCGACCGGGGCCACCCTGCTGCTGCTGCGGACCCTGCTCGGCCTGGAACCGCAGGGTGAGCATCTGGTGGTCGATCCGGCGTTGCCGATGAGCATGGGCCGGATCGAACTGCTGGACATTCCCGGTAGGTGGGGCCATATCGACGCGTTTGGTCGCGGCCGGATGGACATCCACCGCAAGGAGCGCCAGCCGGCCTGA
- a CDS encoding LLM class flavin-dependent oxidoreductase, whose protein sequence is MRVGIVILPDEPWSVTSRRWRQAEEWGFDHAWTYDHLGWRDLVEGPWFDAVPTLTAASSVTSRIPLGTLVASPNFRHPVHFAREVTALDDISAGRLLLGVGAGGLGFDATVLGAGPLSPRARVDRYAEFVELLDLLLRTDRVTWQGRYFQAVDARSTPGCRQRPRVPFVLAANGPRSLDLVARYGAGWVTTGTVFDDQAAWWASVAQLARRCDAAVDRAGRDRDDLRRYLSLDSAPVFSLTSADFFADAVGRAAALGFTDVITHWPRRSSWYAGDERVLAEVATDVLPSLR, encoded by the coding sequence GTGCGGGTAGGAATCGTGATCTTGCCGGACGAGCCGTGGTCGGTGACGTCGCGCCGCTGGCGCCAGGCCGAGGAGTGGGGCTTCGACCACGCCTGGACATACGACCACCTGGGTTGGCGGGACCTGGTCGAGGGGCCGTGGTTCGACGCGGTTCCGACGCTGACCGCCGCGTCGTCCGTCACCTCCCGGATCCCGCTCGGCACCCTCGTCGCCTCACCGAACTTCCGACACCCGGTGCACTTCGCCCGCGAGGTCACCGCGTTGGACGACATCTCCGCCGGCCGGCTGCTGCTCGGGGTCGGCGCGGGCGGGCTCGGGTTCGACGCCACGGTGCTCGGCGCCGGTCCGTTGTCACCGCGCGCCCGGGTCGACCGGTACGCCGAGTTCGTCGAGCTGCTCGACCTGCTGCTGCGCACCGACCGGGTGACCTGGCAGGGCCGGTACTTCCAGGCGGTGGACGCCCGCAGCACGCCCGGCTGCCGCCAGCGGCCCCGGGTGCCGTTCGTCCTGGCCGCCAACGGGCCCCGGTCGTTGGACCTGGTCGCCCGGTACGGCGCCGGCTGGGTGACCACCGGCACCGTCTTCGACGACCAGGCCGCCTGGTGGGCCTCGGTGGCCCAGTTGGCGCGGCGGTGCGACGCGGCGGTGGACCGGGCCGGGCGGGACCGGGACGACCTGCGCCGGTACCTGTCGCTGGACTCGGCACCGGTCTTCTCGCTGACCAGCGCCGACTTCTTCGCCGACGCGGTCGGTCGGGCCGCCGCGCTCGGCTTCACCGATGTGATCACCCACTGGCCGCGCCGGAGCAGCTGGTACGCCGGTGACGAGCGGGTGCTGGCCGAGGTGGCGACCGACGTGTTGCCGTCTCTGCGCTGA